The DNA region acacatatgaacataagtgacatcccatttttAATAGGGttatatgacgttggtccaccctttccagctataacagcttcaactcttctaggaaagctttccacaaggtttagtaGTGTGTTTATGAGATTTGTGTAGGCCAtttaagttcatccacaccaaactctgtcatccatgtcttgctttgtgcactggtacacagtcatgctggaacaggaagtgaccatccacaaaaagacatggatgacataGTTTGGTGTgcatgaacttgactggcctgcacagagtcctgaccttaacccaatagaacacctttgggatgatttaccacagagactgagagccagtctcctcgtccaacatcgatgtgtaacctcacaaatgtgcttctggaagaatggtcaataATTCCCATTGCCAACACACTCCTTATTAAGAGAGCTGTCCAAGAAGAGTTGAATCTGTTATAGCTGCAAGGGGTGACGTCATActaacgtcatattaaaccctttGAGtgaagaatgggatgtcactgaaGTTCATGTGAGTCAAGGTAGGTGACCCAATACATGTGTCAATATagtgaaaatatacagtatatacactgaACAAAATTGAAAGTGGCGTTTGATTGTGGCCAGCCTAAATCTGGGCAGACACTGTGTGATTTTTTCAATCGCTCATACTGTATGAGTGAATCGCAGGGTTGAACAGCACGCAGCTCGcgattcctgttctcacacCACACGATCCAAAGCTCGGATGTCATCTGACTGCTCACACGGTACGTGCATACACAACTCGTCAGACTGTTGTATCCGGAACTGCAACGTGAAAAggatgaggaagaagaagccgGAAGTGGGAGATGCCCGGATGCTCACAGATGCTCTCCTGAGAATGACAATGCTCAACAAAGAAAAACGCATTGCCCTGACAATTTGTGCCAGGTGCAGTGTTGgaaaggttactttagaaatgtaatgtgttacagttacaaattaccctgtttaaaatgtaatagtagtgtaactatttgaattactttatgTGAGTAacataactaattactttttgattacttttctgatttttcaatgatatatatagtccacaAATCAATGATAGGATTTGgaccaggatttcaaacagGTTTGATTTTCACCCAATCGATCGGTAGGCGGTCATGAGATGTTATCGCTTCTGGTTACCCCATGTATACAGTACTACACGACGTGAGACGCACGATTGAGCCAGAACTCGGCCTgatccccaaaatagtcgcACGAGTCAAAAATTGAGTACTCACTAGCACAGATTTAAACAGATTTGTGTTATGTTtataattttgttcagtgtatCATTGTATTATTGTCAAATATGTATTATacgaaaacacacaaatatgaatataaatgaatgaaatattATGGATTATAATATTTCAAATAGTCCAAATTAAATTATATGtactttatttttgtattattatttatttaggtGAAAATGCAATCATTCTTGTGTCCTTTTTCCGTGCAGATTCAGTGTGTTGTACTATTGTACCTCTCCGGCTGCCTTGTACTTCTTCTGCTCCTTCTCCTGGTCTCCCTGGCGGGCCTCCATTATCCTACTGACTGTGCAGACCTGTATGCTAGTGGGGTGGTCAGTGGGGTTTACACAATCTACCCTGACGGAAATCACTCTGCCGTTAGAGTTTACTGTGACATGGGCTCTCAAAACGAGGAGGGTGAGGGAGGATGGACTGTgagtttgtatttatttgtttgtttgtctatttggaTAAAGGTATTTGCACCCCTGATACAATTAGCAGTGTATGATATTCATACCATGTTGCAATTAGAAGTGAATGCTATTCAAACCCCAGTGCACACAGCAATGTGTTCTATAAATACCCTTACAAATGTCAATGTATGCTATTTGTGGTGTAATTAGAAATGAATGCTACTCGAACCCTGGTGAAAACAGCTCAGTAAGAAAATTAGTTTTTCGATGGTAACAATGCTTTTTGGCTGGCAATAAATCTTGTACCATTGATCAGCCTGTTTTAGCTCCCTTTCAGATGGTGCCTCATTTGTAATGAACATGCGCTTGTGGGATGAGCAGCAGAGTTGAGTATGAAGCATGTAGGCAATTGTaagaagaaaatgtaagcatgtaGTAGGCATCCCAGTTAGATCTGCTTGTTTCCAGCTAATTCCATGGACAGTATAGCATAATCCTGCTCacaaaacaaatcatgttaTCAACATGTAAACCAACCAACCATATGTACCACCCAACTAATAGACAGGCGAGGACACTTTGCAGAAGTTAACATTTTAGGTTGCTAGGTTCATAGCTTTTAATTCTTGTCCCTTGCCTGAGATTTCATCTGTTTGCAGGTGTTTCAGAGGAGAATGGATGGTTCCGTGACCTTCTACAGGTCCTGGAACCAGTATAAGGAAGGGTTTGGGAATGTCTCCGGTGAATACTGGCTGGGTAAGATCCTACAGCAGGCCAAAGGTGTAGGTCACGCCTGCAGTGTTACAaactatattggcaaaagtattcgctcacctgccttgattaACACATGAACTTCGGTCACAGCTCATTCTTAATCAttcttaagagtcattgcatgagaaaaccaggcagaggtcggACGATTGGGGTCAGCAAATGGTCTCATACTTTGTATGTGtaataagtatgtggaactatgaacagccatataattaaaaccctccagcttgTTTTTGTTAAGGAGTTCTGGGatccctctcagagaccctcaaaaaggcccagccgtggcgcgactggctggggcacctgcaccgcacaccagcgacccgggttcgattcctgccccatggtcctttccggatcccaccccaacgctctctcccactcacttcctgtctctctctactgtcctatcattaaaggcataaaagcccaaaaaatatactttaaaaaaagagacCCTCAAAAACCCTACAATTaatgactgaaattgcaatGGCTACCCTGAAGATCCTAAGATATGAACATTAGCTTTATATTttcatagagcctaggtagcatagttttaaagaccaacaGGTGCAcaagggggttatctgcaccacagAAAGCATCtaaatttcagtcatttttaagaggcattatctcatattcgcagtggcttttgGTGggtggttttactgttgctggagagaggaacatctactgattcaaaaacaactgtcgtctaattgggccacacataattgTGTGCCGTGCAAGGAGGGTCTTTAGGGGGATTTTTCGGGTTTTGGActataataaaccaggtaataatatctcactacagggtaatttatggtcaatttttcTGTCACTGTATGAAAAATTGtcaaagaaagctttaattaactagaaaagcactcagagagcgcagacctccgactgcattgttgttcttggttgtcatGCATTTGAacctagactattcagatcaccaccacgtggccataccatgccattacattgcaaacattattcttttttttttgcaaacatTATTCTTTAAGGGGATTGGAATTGGTCAATTGACAGAGTTTATGTAACTGTGCAAGAGGGCACAGATACTTTGACCCTTGTAACACACAAGCAATAAGACGGAGACAGTAGTATCATAAAATACAAACAGTTTATTAACAGAGTATAAAAAGTAATTCACAACACATTCCAATCAATTGCCCCTATCCGTTCAGTCTTTTCCCTTAATTAGGTAAACTATGGTTTGTAATCTGGCGCCCCCTACTGTAAACACAATGTCACATAAGTAGCTAGACTCACTCCACACCAGTCCTACAATAGCCAACAATGTTTAGAATAAATAGCACAGCAACCAAACCCACGATCAAAGCAGTATAAATAGTTCACTCAATGTGCAAAATTCAAGATCCAATCCATGCTATATCACTCCAAAATACAGGATACAATTGGACTAGTGCAAACATGCAATTTGAGCAATAAGATATAAATAAACACTCTGCAATTTGAGATATTCGACATGTGCAAATATGCAATTCCAATAACGTGATTAAATATCAAATAGCACAGCAACCAAACACACggtcataagaatatataaataGTTCACTACGTGCAAAGTTAGCAATTCAATAAATATGATGGCACTCCAAAGTACGGGAAATACAATTCGACATGTGCAAATATACAATTCAAGCAAAGTGATTAAATATGTGCAAATGCGCTCAGGGTGTATATAACTCGTAAGGTTGTCTATGTTAGAACAATTGCAAGTAGCCTAAACACCACGGACTTAAGGAAGTAGAcgagcagccacacacagctACCTAACTAAGGGGCGGAGGggcagaggagcgagagagagagaacgagagaagagagagtaaagtcagtaggcgaacttcagtccaCCACTCACGACCCAGCCCAGTCCAGAGTCACTGTAATCGCTGTAGAATAGTGAGCGTTGCCAGCGGGGATACACCGTAGCCGCGGCTTGAATCCCACCCTTGTATTCCAGGCCGGCGTCACGCTGAGCAGCTCCGAAGGAGGCGGACAATCGAGACTGCGGGTAGAGGAAGGGAATAATCAGTTCTAGGATAGAATACGCATTCAGCCCACACGCTCTCACCAGAGTACAGTTCGGACACTTTCCTTAACTGACGAGATTAGAGTGCGTTGAATAGTGTCGACTCGTTGTGCTGTTGTCCGCGTCTCGGAAGAGTTGTCGGTCGTCCTGGagctagggttgccaactctgagaaaataaaatacggaacaaaaataccgggggggggggatcaaatcatcattatgattatcattgtcACAATTACTATATTGTACGCACTTTCACTTAGCAGTCAAGAAACACTAATAGCCTCAAACTTGAGGCCCggttatggcagactttggggtcatagggcccacctacacgtatCTCTACCccacatcaaatcatcattatgattatcattgtcACAATTAGTATTATACTATATTGTATGCACTTTCACTTAGCAGTCAATACTGTGctaaaagtgcttaaagtgctagtttgtgatatgcacatcagaggctttactaatgtaagatatatttacaatagttcatttcttttgcatgattgcatgagaaatactcctgaaaacaacagcaattatatgggtggtattgttttgggatgtttcccttatGCAATCATAGCCTACACTGGTgggcaaatggagaaaaaacgTATAGCCTATGCCTTATAATGAAATTTcctttgaatgcctgaatgtaaagatccaggaaaCATAGTACCAACTTTTGTTTATGGTAAACGGCCCAGCATAAATACATTATAATAGGCGTAAATAacttatctggagatctttaaatgaaacactaatcttttgaccatgttatattcaaatttgcctaaacaatactcaatgctaaacaatgtagcctattgtagcctacagtctctgttctgtttctatggaagtggcaagaatccacgttgttaaatgtcggtaattaatgaaatagccttccaacaggttgaagcggagctttggcaacaacgttattgtgtagtttcagtttctgtcgggCAAacgtgcaaacgcatgcaatgaacgctcataccaccacttaattgtatgactctatgtttaatcacatcgaattagcaagcatttcctcctgattgcagaacacgtttgttttgttttcttttctgtcgggccgcggttgcatgatcaattgcgcagctaattaggtgaagcaccggacctcactCCATGCCTCGCAGACCAGCAAGCTCCACGTTGCGTCAGGGAGTTTTTTAGGCttttttgtgtgcatttttttaattgtagtatgtgtgcattgagcagtttctcaaaaatacggaacaaacagCGTTCTGtattagttcaatacggaacaagacttttaggtgtcaaatacgggacgattccgtattatacggaacggttggcaaccctaccTGGAGCCCTCTCTCCCGACGCAGGCGTTCATTGTCCTTTTATCCACGGCTTTGCCAATCCCGCAGCTCATCAGTGGAATTGGGTGCACCTGTGAACGGAGgtcctcacacacccacacgcaggctcaaccagacacacagaaaacagcCAGTCCCACCCATATAAGTAATACATGTAAAATCAGTCCAGTGCATTCGCTACATTTCCCCCCAGTCTTTAATAGGGATCGTCCCGATCACTGCACCGTATATTCGCTACATTTCCTTaatcaatttttttcttttcttttttttccaggatTACAGGTGCTTCACCAACTCACCACTAGTAAGACATGCGAGCTGAAAGTGGACATGGAGGACTTTGAGGGCAACAGGGTTTTTGCCAGGTACTCCAACTTCTCTGTGGCATCAGAGGAAGAGGGGTACAAGCTGACTGTGAGTGGCTTCACCGACGGAGGTGCTGGTGAGTTTTGTGTGGTGGAGAGTTTGAAGGTGACATGGAATGGATGAACAGAGTATTTTACATAGGACTCTGATATTAACATAGTAGGTATGCAATTTGGTCAGTCAAAAATATACTCAGGTGCTTTTTTACAAGCTTATTTACAACCCtataattatgaccgccactAGTGTAGCAGTCATATAgtgattgtcaaagtttttttctt from Sardina pilchardus chromosome 1, fSarPil1.1, whole genome shotgun sequence includes:
- the LOC134089286 gene encoding microfibril-associated glycoprotein 4-like, which gives rise to MASPAKQMKTEGRDRGRLPPRTVTGQIMARSARLTVNGPVTGMQIVTKLRCHARTTHLTCSAHGGQALEDQIQCVVLLYLSGCLVLLLLLLLVSLAGLHYPTDCADLYASGVVSGVYTIYPDGNHSAVRVYCDMGSQNEEGEGGWTVFQRRMDGSVTFYRSWNQYKEGFGNVSGEYWLGLQVLHQLTTSKTCELKVDMEDFEGNRVFARYSNFSVASEEEGYKLTVSGFTDGGAGDSLSYHNGQHFSTYDTDHPGNCAQTYLGAHWYNNCHFSNPNGVYAHGPTTLFAIGVNWRSFREYHYSLKSFTMKIKPLA